From the Primulina tabacum isolate GXHZ01 chromosome 3, ASM2559414v2, whole genome shotgun sequence genome, one window contains:
- the LOC142540286 gene encoding uncharacterized protein LOC142540286, with amino-acid sequence MEFTETFKQTGPCSFSPNARFLAVAVDYRLVIRDVLTLKVVQLFSCLDKITYIEWALDSEYVLCGLFKRPMIQAWSLTQPEWTCKIDEGPAGISYARWSPDSRHILTTSEFQLRLTVWSLLNTACIHVQWPKHGSKGVSFTKDGKFAAICTRRDCKDYVNLLSCYTWEIMGVFAVDTLDLADIQWSPDDSAIVIWDSPLEYKVLIYSPDGRCLSKYQAYESGLGVKSVSWSPCSQFLAVGSYDQMIRVLNHLTWKVFAEFTHLSTVRGPCGAAIFKEVDEPWQIDMSELSLDDEFIQRNADNAHETLIHVRYDVMELPITLPSQKPPVDKPNPKQGIGLISWSSNSQFLCTRNDSMPTVLWIWDVQLLEVASILIQKDPIRAVAWDPTFPRLVFCTGSTQIYMWTPSGAYCINVPFPEFSTLDLKWNSDGSSILLKDKASFCCAALPILQESSDYSSDD; translated from the exons ATGGAATTTACTGAAACTTTCAAGCAGACGGGGCCATGTTCGTTTTCTCCCAATGCAAGGTTTTTGGCGGTTGCTGTTGATTATCGCCTCGTCATTCGTGATGTTCTCACTCTTAAG GTTGTGCAATTATTTTCATGCTTAGACAAAATAACGTACATAGAATGGGCCCTTGATTCTGAATACGTACTTTGCGGTCTTTTTAAGAGACCTATGATACAAGCTTGGTCATTGACACAACCAGAATGGACATGCAAAATAGACGAAGGTCCTGCTGGTATTTCCTATGCTAGGTGGAGTCCTGACAGTAGGCACATACTTACCACATCTGAGTTTCAGTTGCGGTTAACTGTTTGGTCATTGTTAAATACGGCATGCATACATGTGCAATGGCCAAAGCATGGATCTAAGGGAGTATCATTCACAAAAGACGGAAAGTTTGCTGCTATATGCACCAGACGTGATTGCAAGGATTATGTCAATCTGCTTTCCTGTTATACTTGGGAGATTATGGGTGTTTTTGCAGTTGACACATTGGATTTAGCTGATATTCAGTGGTCACCAGATGATAGCGCCATAGTTATATGGGATTCCCCTCTTGAATACAAG GTTCTTATATATTCACCAGATGGCCGGTGTTTATCCAAGTATCAAGCATATGAAAGTGGATTGGGTGTAAAAAGTGTATCTTGGTCACCGTGTAGCCAATTCTTAGCAGTAGGAAGTTATGACCAAATGATACGGGTTTTGAATCACTTGACATGGAAAGTATTTGCAGAATTTACACATCTATCTACTGTTCGTGGCCCTTGTGGTGCTGCCATTTTCAAG GAGGTTGATGAGCCATGGCAAATTGATATGTCAGAATTATCACTAGATGATGAATTCATTCAACGAAATGCTG ATAATGCTCATGAAACTTTAATTCACGTTAGATATGATGTTATGGAACTTCCCATTACTCTCCCTTCCCAGAAGCCTCCAGTAGATAAACCAAATCCCAAGCAAGGAATAG GTCTTATTTCATGGAGCAGTAACAGCCAATTTTTATGCACTCGTAATGACAGCATGCCAACTGTCCTTTGGATATGGGACGTGCAGCTTCTTGAGGTTGCATCCATCTTAATACAAAAAGATCCTATTCGAGCAGTAGCTTGGGATCCCACCTTTCCACGTCTAGTTTTTTGTACCGGAAGCACTCAAATATACATGTGGACACCCTCAGGCGCATACTGCATCAATGTTCCCTTTCCTGAGTTTTCTACACTAGATCTGAAATGGAATTCAGATGGGAGCAGTATTCTTCTCAAAGACAAGGCATCATTCTGTTGTGCCGCTTTGCCCATTTTACAAGAATCAAGTGATTATAGTTCCGATGACTAA
- the LOC142540287 gene encoding H/ACA ribonucleoprotein complex subunit 2-like protein has translation MGSDSETEKSSLKEKKKISSLAPIAKPLAGKKLCKRTLKLVRRAAEHKCLKRGVKEVVKSIRRGNKGLCVIAGNISPIDVITHVPVLCEEANIPYIYVPSKEDLANAGATKRPTCCVLVLTKPAKGELGQDDQEKLKGDYDQVASDVFELANSMF, from the exons ATGGGAAGCGATAGCGAGACGGAGAAGTCGTCTCTGAAAGAGAAGAAGAAGATTTCGTCTCTCGCCCCGATCGCTAAGCCACTAGCCGGGAAAAAACTCTGCAAACGCACACTCAAACTTGTCCGCAGAG CTGCAGAGCACAAGTGCCTGAAGAGAGGGGTCAAGGAAGTTGTCAAAAGTATTCGCCGCGGCAATAAAGg GTTATGTGTTATAGCCGGTAACATATCGCCGATAGATGTGATCACTCATGTTCCGGTCCTGTGCGAAGAAGCTAACATACCGTATATCTATGTTCCTTCAAAGGAA GACCTGGCGAATGCAGGAGCTACCAAGAGACCAACTTGCTGTGTTCTGGTGCTGACAAAGCCCGCTAAGGGGGAACTTGGCCAGGATGACCAAGAGAAGTTGAAGGGAGACTATGACCAAGTCGCATCCGATGTATTTGAACTGGCTAACTCAATGTTTTGA